From a single Raphanus sativus cultivar WK10039 chromosome 3, ASM80110v3, whole genome shotgun sequence genomic region:
- the LOC130509950 gene encoding uncharacterized mitochondrial protein AtMg00240-like → MVPNLKLSKTEGELLDTPERYRRLVGRLMYLTITRPDITFAVKKLCQYSSAPRLPHLHAVYKVLEYIKGTVGRGLLYSVEDDLTLKRFADADLASCQDSRRSTTEFTMFIGSSLISWRFKKQPTVSRSSAEDEYRALALATCEMMSESVTS, encoded by the coding sequence ATGGTACCTAATCTGAAGCTATCCAAAACAGAGGGTGAGCTTCTAGATACTCCAGAACGGTACAGACGTCTTGTTGGTCGTTTGATGTACCTTACAATCACTCGTCCAGACATCACGTTTGCCGTTAAAAAGCTTTGCCAATACTCATCTGCTCCGCGACTCCCACATCTTCATGCTGTATATAAAGTTCTTGAGTATATTAAAGGGACAGTTGGTCGAGGCTTATTATACTCTGTTGAAGATGATTTAACACTCAAAAGATTTGCAGATGCAGATTTGGCTTCTTGTCAAGACAGTCGTCGTTCAACCACTGAATTTACCATGTTTATAGGTTCTTCTTTGATATCTTGGAGGTTTAAGAAGCAACCTACAGTCTCACGGTCATCAGCAGAAGATGAATACAGAGCATTGGCGTTAGCTACTTGTGAGATGATGTCTGAGTCAGTTACTTCGTGA